The sequence GTCCACCTCGTGTATTTGGCTCATTACGTACGTTTTCCAAAGATATCGTTGAATCGTTGCTGTCAATGTTCGCATATGAACTTTCATTATGCATGATATAGTTATGAAGCACGGCGCAAGTTTTAACTATCGAGATAGCTGTACTGGTGCTTACGTCCAATGGACGATGAAATATTCGCCATTTATTTGCCAATATTCCAAACGCGCACTCCACATAACGTCTGGCTCTTGTTAATCGATAGTTAAatatccttttatttttatctaaatgaGTTCCTCCATAGGGTCTCAACAGATTATAATGCAAACCAAATGCTTCATCACCCACTATCACAAATGGAACACGTGATTCCAAACCTGTAAAGAGAGGACGAGCTTCTGGTAAATCTAAACTGCCATCATTTAATCTTTTCCAGAAAGTAGATTCTTTGAATATAGAGGAGTCGCATTCTTTGCCATAAGAGCCTACGCTGATATAGGTGAATCTATAATTCGAATCCACTACCGCTAGCAAtacaatggaaaaaaaattcttgtaaTTCATGTACATAGAACCGCTGTGACTTGGTTTCTTCATTCTTATGTGCTTCCCATCAACTGCACCAATGCAGTGAGGAAAGTtagctttattataaaatgcgtCAGCAATTTGTTCCCACTCATATTTTGTGTCGGGCAATTTCATAAACTCCTGATGCAAATTATTCCATATGACGTTTGTTACTTCTACTATAAGGGCGTGGACCCATGTCTACGGTGCGGCGCCGTTTGCCGTGCAACGGTACGGCACCGCCGCCGGCAGATGGCGCGGCGCCGTGCCGCGCCACGGCGTCGTGTACCGGCACGTACACGCTCAGCACTTATACCAAAATTAGTTTTGGCTTGTTATGGACCGCAAAAGACGTATCCTGCTCCTGTTGCTGTTAAGACGTCGACGAATGAAGAAAAAAcgaaatcaaagaaaatattgggTAAATCCATACCTTTCTATAATGAACCATGATGGAGATCATTTTAAGAGCTAGTTCAGACATGGCGGATTCCGCGCAGATGCAAATCGCGCGGTTCTAAACGCAAGTGTTCAGACAGGCGCGGATGTACATGCGGAGTGCCGTTATTCGCATAGGGTGACAGTCCAATCATGGAAGTCGAAGAAGCAATATGTGTGTACTTGTTGCTccgtaaaaaagaaagaaagaagaaacgGCAGTATTGGGTGCATCCAATATTACGCGATCGGTTTACTCATGGTCAGTTTCAGACTTTATATCCAAAATTAAGAAGTTTTGAACCAAAATTCTTCAATTATTTGAGAATGTCGATAAATTCATTTGATGAATTATTAGAAATGATAAGTAAACAAATTGAATCTAATGATACCCATATGAGGTCAAGCGTGTCCCCAGAAGAAAAACTCGTGATCACATTAAggtaagatatttattttatacgtcagaatatatattttgtactatAGAAGACTGTGAATCGTCAGTGCTATTGCATGATAAAGGCGATGGAGACTCTCCTGGTACTATTGTAGAATATCCAGTGAAATATCCTTGTGGGTTTGAATATTGTTGGTTTTGCCAAAATACTGCATTAGGCGTGTTTTGCTGGCTCGTGATATGAATAGGCGATGGTAATTTCTGCCCTTTCTGTATTACCTGGAGCAATTCAATTTTAGTAGCCAATCGTTTATTTTCTGGAACTTTCTTTAACTCTTTATACAATGACATGCAAAAAagtttatcatcatcatcttgcTTTGACATACTTTCTTGTATCTGTCTTTGTATTTTATCTCTTGATTCAATACTATTTTCTAATATGTCAGCCAATCGCTCTTCtgaagtaattttagttttcttCCTTTTATTGGGTACCGGTTGTATTTCACGtgcatttacaaaattatctaGCTTTTGGTCAATGTTCcgaatttcttcatttttggCTTCATCTATGTTTGTGATAGTTTCTTTGTTTTCTATCGTCTTCTGAAGAAAAGAAAGCCGGTCGAAATACATGTATTTTGAACCTTTACATGCACCAGAACCAGAAGGAATTGATTTGCCTTTCTTGAATTCCTTATTATAAGCATCACGGATGTTcttccattttttttgtaataatacacCTGGAACAGAAATCACTATctttaacaaatataaatacagtAGCGGTTAGGTAATTCAAGACACTCATTATGCTTTAACTAGCGGACCCGGCAGACTTTCAAAACGATacagattaatattttatttttcagatatCTGGGTACTGGTTGTTCCTTTGGAGAACTACATTACAACTTTCGTCTTGGCAAATCTACAATCACAGGAATTGTCCGTGAAGTATGTGAAGCTCTGTGGGAAAAAGTCACAAAAAACGTCATGCCTGAATCCAGCGAAGATATATGGAAGAAAATAGctaaagattttgaaaaatatgcaaattttCCCAATTGCATAGGCGCCATAGATGGCAAGCATATAAGGATTACAAAACCCAAAGATTCGGGTtctttgtattataattacaaaacttttttttccaTAGTACTGTTGGCACTTTGTGATAGTAACTATTGTTTTACTTTCATAGATATCGGATCTTACGGAAAAAGTAGTGATTctgcaatttttaaaaattcagcATTTTATAAAAGGTTAATAGAAAAGTCATTACACATACCAAAACCTAAACCAATATCTGAAACAGATCCTAAACCATTGCCATACGTCATAGTTGGCGATGAAGCGTTTGGTTTATCCGAAAATGTAATGCGACCCTATGCAGGTAAAGGGCTAtcatacgaaaaaaaaatatttaattacaggtTATCAAGAGCTCGACGTTTTATTGAATGCACTTTTGGAATTCTGGCAAACAAGTGGCGCATTTTTCATAGGCCTATAAACGTGAATATAGACTTTGCCGAAGACATAATAAAGGCCTGTTGCGTGCTACACAATTTTGTTAGAACTAGAGATGGTATACAGTATGAAGATACTTTACATACTGCGCCAATGAGTAATCTTATTACATTACATGCAGGAAGGGGTACACCATCATCATTAAACATTAGAGACAAATATGCTAATTACTTTGTGAATGAGGGTCGTGTAGAATGGCAAGACacgaaaatatgaaattaaaattgttacagTTCGCGCCAAATAACTAAACTCAAGATGGCGCGTCGCGTTGGTGGGTTGTACATATTACAGTTAATAGCTATACGTTACTGTGGCAACGTGATAGTTTTCCCGCGCTCGTTACGTACCGCCAAACAACGTTATACACATTTCAGTTATTTGGGGTGGACTGTCTATTACAAAACATGTAAACTACCCtggtaaaatgtataattaaatgtCTACTGACCAAAAAGAACCTTCTTTTCCAAAGAATCCTCATTTTCTCCAAAAATCTCCACCAGCTCCTGCCAAGCTCCGATCGTTTTGTTAGAATATTCTGCACATTGGATGTTCCACAAAGCAGGTCTTTTTTCCACCTCATCGATGAATAGCTCGGTGTCGAAGCGATCCATTGTCACCGTCCGATACGCGCGGCTTCCGCGGAGCAACTGAACGCCCTCTAGGTACGTCAAGTAAATAAAACCGAGCGGCGACCGCGCGAATTCATTTTCTAGCGGTTGAGTGGCGGGAGCCGCGCGGATTGTCAATCCGTGCGGACAGGTATGAACGATTTGTAAGGCGCTAATGTAATTAGGATCCGCGCGGTTCAACCGCGCTGTTTGAAACCGCGCGGAATCCGCCGTGTCTGAACTAGCTCTAAGACGTCGACGAATGAAGAAAAAAcgaaatcaaagaaaatattgggTAAATCCATACCTTTCTATAATGAACCATGATGGAGATCATTTTAAGAGGAAATATGAAGCGTTGAAAATATGTGGTGATGACAAATTTTACGAATATTTTAGAATGTCTATATCAAGTTTTGAAGAACTGCTAACCAAAATAGCGCCTCGTATACAGAAGAAATACTTGTTCAGGAAACCTGTTGGGCCCATGGAAATGCTAGGCTTAACtataaggtaaaaaaaagaaatttatttcaacttatttacatattctaatcatagaaatattttctttgatgtATTCATACGTATGTATTAGCTAGGTCTGTGTTTTGTGTCAATCCGCCAAGCCTTTTAAAATTGCTAACTCGTCAAGTGGTCCTTTTTgcagaatttaaataaaacaatcaagTTCACGCATTTAaacaaatgtatattttttacttcttttcGCAACCATAATATTGTAATCTTTGTATCAAtaacaatcaaacaaaaaaaaatcaacaaagaagaaaatcaataaaaaaaccgttttcttacaaaattataatataaatcagTAATAATGTAAtctttttcgtatttattatgatttaagaaaaatcgtATTCGGATTCCAGTGTATCTGTGGTATTAGACATGATGTCTTCCAAAGTTGAGACTGGTGATGTTTCGCGACGATTTATACTAATTGGGTTTGATGAATTACAAGCTGTTTGATAGTTAGTTTCATAAGACATTGTAGCTTGTGGTTGTTGGGCAGTTTGGTTATAGTTAGCGTCGTAAGATGTTGCTGTCTGGTACCCGCTATATGACTGGAATGGTGATTGATGGAAATctgttaaaatctttaaaacccCGCTTTGAAATAGCAAGGTCTGGTGGTCATTTAACTTGTTGAGAGACGGTAAAATGGCTTTAAAAAATGACAGGTGTCGATTTTCAGAAGCAGCTAAAGTTTcgacgatttgcttctcaaATTCATCGCAACTTGGTTTTCGTTTTAGCGTAGTTTTTCTGTAGGGTTGATATCTTGACCTTGTGTTCGGagtttgagattcttcttctatACTATCTTCAGTTAAATTTGGtgcatttttttgtaaaaacatgaGTTGTCTATACAAATGATATTCTTTTATACGTTTAGCACCAGCTCCAGATTTCTTTGAAAGTTCTACcttctttgtatatttgaaaaaattatccTTAATGTTAGTCCATTTTTTTATGACGTCATTACCTGTAACAAtcgttataaaaatagaactgataataaaattgcttttataatggtctgtaaaattttaagaaatgttTCTTTTGCAGATTTTTGGCAACAGGGAATTCATTCAGAGATATGGAATTCACAGATTATCGTGGAAAATCTACAATTGGAAAAATTGTACGAGATGTTTGTCGTGCTATATGGGACATTCTTTTAAGTGAAAGTATACCGAAAATATCCGAAGagcgaattgaaaaaatagctaAGGATTTTGacgtaaaaacaaatttcccGAATTGCATGGGGGCATTGGACGGGAAACACATCCGAATATGTAGTCCTGCCCACAGTGGGtcccttttttttaactataaaagttttaactCTATAGTCTTGCTGGCACTGGTGGATTCtaagtatagatttgtatATGTTGATATAGGATCGTATGGAAAGGAATGTGATTCCACCATTTTCCACAATTCAAAACTATACGAATTATTATTGCAAAATCGACTTCCCATACCAGCGCCAAAGCCTTTACCGGGGCTCCAAAATTCAGTTCCCTATGTTTTTATCGCTGATGAAGGCCTACCGTTACTTAACAATCTAATTCGTCCATACCCAGGGAAGCATCTCAGAGAAGAACAAAGGGTTTTCAACTATCGTTTGAGTCGAGCAAGAAGATATGTCGAGTGTGCTTTTGGTATTTTCGCAAATAAATGGCGAGTATTTCATCGGCCCTTAAatgttcaatataattttgcgACCGACATTATCAAAGCATGTTGtgttttacacaattttgttGTAAGTCGAGATGGAGTTAGAAAATCAGAGGAGTTATATATTGACGACTGTTTTTTGAACCTTCCACAAACAGCAGATGACGTTTCCTTAACAAATCCTGTCAATATAAGAGAcgaattttgtaaatactttaatagTGATGTCGGTGCGCTTAGTTGGCAACTAAGCAAAATATAACTAAAGTTGGGTCACGGATCGAACCCACCAAATGTATTGAGTGTGTGTAAATGGCAAGTTCATAATAATACTAAGCATTAATGCATTGATTTCACTTTGATGTTTATTGTATTCactttattaagttaaaaagataaataaataggtaggtatatactcACCGAGTTtcgttttttctttattgtccATGCTGTCGAatgatggaaaaatatttaggcAGACATCTTTCCACCcttctgtttttaaatttttattcttataatccTCCTTTGACTTGTCCCAGAGAACGGGACGTGCTTCCACTAGTGAAATCAAAAAgtctaaatctaaatcgtccgccattttatgcaaaaaaaattaccacgTGCGCACTATGCAACTGACAACACAATAATGAGCACGTCGGTACACGACGCCGTGGCGCGGCACGGCGCCGCGCCATCTGCCGGCGGCGGTGCCGTACCGTTGCACGGCAAACGGCGCCGCACCGTAGACATGGGTCCACGCCCTGAGGCCTATATTATGGGATAAAACGCtggaaaattataaagataacaACTTGCGAACTGCAGCATGGCGCGAAGTTTGCATTGTTTTGAGAGAAGACTTTCAAGAACTTGAGGAAAAAGAAAGACAAAGCTAtggtaagtttttatatttatttcgtttatcCTTGTATTGCTTCGTCTTGCCAAGGTACAGCTCCCACttcagaaacaaaataatttgtgaACTCTGTTCGTATTGTGTTAGCACAGCGTCCACCTCGTGTATTTGGCTCATTACGTACGTTTTCCAAAGATATCGTTGAATCGTTGCTGTCAATGTTCGCATATGAACTTTCATTATGCATGATATAGTTATGAAGCACGGCGCAAGTTTTAACTATCGAGATAGCTGTACTGGTGCTTACGTCCAATGGACGATGAAATATTCGCCATTTATTTGCCAATATTCCAAACGCGCACTCCACATAACGTCTGGCTCTTGTTAATCGATAGTTAAatatccttttatttttatctaaatgaGTTCCTCCATAGGGTCTCAACAGATTATAATGCAAACCAAATGCTTCATCACCCACTATCACAAATGGAACACGTGATTCCAAACCTGTAAAGAGAGGACGAGCTTCTGGTAAATCTAAACTGCCATCATTTAATCTTTTCCAGAAAGTAGATTCTTTGAATATAGAGGAGTCGCATTCTTTGCCATAAGAGCCTACGCTGATATAGGTGAATCTATAATTCGAATCCACTACCGCTAGCAAtacaatggaaaaaaaattcttgtaaTTCATGTACATAGAACCGCTGTGACTTGGTTTCTTCATTCTTATGTGCTTCCCATCAACTGCACCAATGCAGTGAGGAAAGTtagctttattataaaatgcgtCAGCAATTTGTTCCCACTCATATTTTGTGTCGGGCAATTTCATAAACTCCTGATGCAAATTATTCCATATGACGTTTGTTACTTCTACTATTATTGAGTTGATTGTTGAGACTCCCACTCGATATGCGTAATGCAAATCCATGTACGAACACCCAGATGCCAAGTACctgcaaattaaaaacatatatagtgttattataataaagttaaacacatatttaaaaaaatcactatgTACGTTTTTTAAACATTGTGTTAAAAACGTCAGttaaacttttttgtaataaccctgtaatattttttaacattacgTACAACTAAATTTCCAGCAGAGgtattctgttattttttggGATCGAACTCGCTTCGAATAGATAATGCTATTGGTCGAGCGAgagaactttatttatttttaaatacaaaatacaaattttcaacCAATATCGTTAGTTATttgcatatatttataatttattattatatattaaaatgttaataattatgagatattttaatatatcacaataaaatataaatgtattattgaaatttgaaaaaatagcagAATACCTAATACTGGAGCTGTTGAAGGTTCTTTCTCCGcccttatttataatttatgttttctttttcagctAAAATGGTCGTTAAAAAATGGAATCAGATAAGAGACAGCTGGAAGAGGAGTTTAAAtgcgaaaaagaaaataaataaatctggaTCTGCTGCAGTTAATACCAAAAAATACTGTTATCACGACCagttgttgtttttaaaaaaaaatatggatccGGCTGAAACACAAGACAGTGGCGGTAACAAAGCTGCAGATATTGAAGAGGGTGATACGGAAAATCCTATCCAAAATGAAGAAAGTGAAAATGAACCTATTATCGGAAGTCCAGGACAAGAAAATCCTGCAGGTGGTGCTAAACGACTTAAGAGAAGTGTACTACCAAGGCAGAGACTTTCTGTAATGGATCAAAAAATGGCGAGTTTCATTGATCACCAGATGAAAAGTCAGCCGAATACGCAGAATGAAGATCGTAACTtgtcattttttaaaagtttacttCCTACACTAGCTTCACTCAACGATGatcaaatattacaatttcaagcaggtgttataagtttgttgcaaaatataaaaagccgCAATTTTAACCAATGGTCCTCTCAACAACCATCTACTTTTAACAACTCTTATCAATCAGCAGGTTATTTCACACCGCATTACAGCGTTCAGTCATCGCCATCTGCACAATCAGTTGAATCGCAGAGCTCTGATTTTCCGGATTTcactaatatttaattaatattaacgaTCATCTTGTgaaaatatcatacatacataacttattgtgtttggtaataaatattaaactttaaatatgtatttcattCTTACCTTAAACATATTGCTAACTTTTCTTCAGGTGTGATGCTTTTTCTCATATTtgtatcatgtttttttaaatctacatTCACCCTTTTTAAAAGATCGTCAAATGTGGTCATACTCattctaaaataattgaaaaattttgactCATCTCTTCTCAAATCGCTCATAAGATTCCGAAAAATACCCAAATTCGAGCGTTGTGTCAGAATAGGATGAACCCAGAATCTTCTATTTCGCTGCCGACGCCGATAATACCAATAGAAAATTAGGAAAGTATTTACGTCCATTTCACCTGATAACCGGCGTAGGAATGGTAAAAAAACAGGATGCAACCGTGTTCATACGGCAGTCTAGTTTTGCGGAACCAGCTTTTTACTGAATCCTGCAAAACTGAACTGCCATGTGAACACAGCGTCCAGTTTAGCAGGATACCGTAAAAAGCCGATCCTGCAAAACTGGACTGCCGTGTGAAAGGGGTGTTAAAGTTTGTGAcgctgaatttttttcaatattaagatttttttttttgaaattttggatGCAACTGAAGATGCAGAAGACTCAGGACGCGGCGAAAGTGGAGTAGTTTCCGCTTGTAAGTTTTCTGGAGACtgaattatgtttattgagtTCTGTGAATCATCATTACCCAAGAAACTGCTACGATCTGAAccgtcatcatcatcaaccGAAGAGATCGTATTTCTTTCTTTGTAATGAGGTACTAAAAAACTCATTTCATCTTCAAAGGTCCACTTTTTCGTCGTCGGGGCTGCCTGACCACTTTTAGTTTTACGCTTCTTCATAGCTCGTCGGTGAGACTCTCTAAGATTTAACCAAGTTTTCTTGCACTCagattctgaaataaaataaatcatggtTAACTATATCAAGCGCATGTAGTTACACATGTATGTGTGAAAGGGAGTACGTACACACACATTCACATAAACATATAGACGTATTATAAAAcgtatattaaatatacatttattgttGCAGGTACTTCATAACTGGATCtacatttactaatttatCATCGAGCTTCCGTTTAGGAGAATCAACTATTCGTTTGATAGTAATAGATGTGTGCaatgcaataataaataaattaatgccaATTCATATACCTCAACCAACTACAGCCACATGGCAAGGAATCGAAGaaggatttaaaaataaatggaacTTTCCGAATTGCATAGGCGCCATTGACGGCaaacatgtaaatataattgcaCCTCCCAATAGTGGATCGTtgttttttaactataaaaaaacattttctattGTTTTGTTAGCTATAGTTGATCCTGAATACAGATTCATAGCGGTTGATGTAGGAGCCTATGGAAAAAACAGCGATGGCGGAATCTATTCATCATCTACATTTGGAAAGGCACTTGAAAGAAACACATTCAATATTCCATGTGACAAACCATTACCAGGAACTAATCATGCAATGCCACATGTATTTGTGGGAGACGAGGCATTTCCATTGAAGACATATTTATTAAGACCATATCCTCGCTCAAATACACGGAGACTATCAGATCCTGAACGGCAATATAATTACCGCTTATCACGAGCTAGAAGGGTTGTTGAAAACGCTTTTggaattttatatcaaaaatttgcgatttacaacaaaaatattaaattgcatCCAAAGTTTGTAGATAAAGTGGTATTAACAACTTGCATTTTACACAATATGATGAGGACATATAACATTGAGATGAATTTACAGGAAccgaacagaacagaacaggaAATTACAGTTGAATTCGGCGAAGACCGATTGTTAAGTGAATTACCAAGTATTAGTGGTGCCCATATGGCTACCGCTTTTAATGTACGTGAAAAGttcaaaacatattttcaaaCTTCTACCGGACGAGTTCCATGGCAGTAGCTTTtagctttaaatattaatgttaattctTAATGGATATTTcagttaaatttttcattataattatattaatcacaactgttttatttcccatacatacctacatacgcgaaaaacattaaataaataattaaataggagtaggtacttaccagATTGCTTTAAAgtaatacttatttgtttccAAGCCTCGTCCTTTTTTATAGTATTGCTGTATTTAGCATCACTTAAGTCATATAAATATGGATATTTTCTCACTTCTTCAATAAGTTTCTCCCTTTGCATCGTTATTTTGTGTTTGAATcgaacttaaaattttaaataaaacatacgcGCAACACGAATGAAATACTCCTTGCGAATGGCGGCGTCTTTAGCAGGCAAGTCGCGGGACGGGAAAGGGTGGACGAAGAGATGTGAGCTCGGGTACGGAGAGACGTAAGCGCGGGAATTCAAGTTCGGAGCCTGTTCCGAGGCGAGGCGATTACGTTATTATTCCGATTAGTGTGCGTTGCAGTAGGGAGTTTAATACAAACCATTCTGAACGGCTCGAGGCGATACGGTGACGATCCCTTTCCGATCCCATATGTGTGCTGAGACCC is a genomic window of Amyelois transitella isolate CPQ chromosome 28, ilAmyTran1.1, whole genome shotgun sequence containing:
- the LOC132903638 gene encoding uncharacterized protein LOC132903638; this translates as MEMLGLTIRFLATGNSFRDMEFTDYRGKSTIGKIVRDVCRAIWDILLSESIPKISEERIEKIAKDFDVKTNFPNCMGALDGKHIRICSPAHSGSLFFNYKSFNSIVLLALVDSKYRFVYVDIGSYGKECDSTIFHNSKLYELLLQNRLPIPAPKPLPGLQNSVPYVFIADEGLPLLNNLIRPYPGKHLREEQRVFNYRLSRARRYVECAFGIFANKWRVFHRPLNVQYNFATDIIKACCVLHNFVVSRDGVRKSEELYIDDCFLNLPQTADDVSLTNPVNIRDEFCKYFNSDVGALSWQLSKI
- the LOC106143083 gene encoding uncharacterized protein LOC106143083; translation: MEVEEAICVYLLLRKKERKKKRQYWVHPILRDRFTHGQFQTLYPKLRSFEPKFFNYLRMSINSFDELLEMISKQIESNDTHMRSSVSPEEKLVITLRYLGTGCSFGELHYNFRLGKSTITGIVREVCEALWEKVTKNVMPESSEDIWKKIAKDFEKYANFPNCIGAIDGKHIRITKPKDSGSLYYNYKTFFSIVLLALCDSNYCFTFIDIGSYGKSSDSAIFKNSAFYKRLIEKSLHIPKPKPISETDPKPLPYVIVGDEAFGLSENVMRPYAGKGLSYEKKIFNYRLSRARRFIECTFGILANKWRIFHRPINVNIDFAEDIIKACCVLHNFVRTRDGIQYEDTLHTAPMSNLITLHAGRGTPSSLNIRDKYANYFVNEGRVEWQDTKI
- the LOC132903639 gene encoding uncharacterized protein LOC132903639 yields the protein MDRFDTELFIDEVEKRPALWNIQCAEYSNKTIGAWQELVEIFGENEDSLEKKVLFGVLLQKKWKNIRDAYNKEFKKGKSIPSGSGACKGSKYMYFDRLSFLQKTIENKETITNIDEAKNEEIRNIDQKLDNFVNAREIQPVPNKRKKTKITSEERLADILENSIESRDKIQRQIQESMSKQDDDDKLFCMSLYKELKKVPENKRLATKIELLQVIQKGQKLPSPIHITSQQNTPNAVFWQNQQYSNPQGYFTGYSTIVPGESPSPLSCNSTDDSQSSIVQNIYSDV
- the LOC132903637 gene encoding uncharacterized protein LOC132903637, translating into MDVNTFLIFYWYYRRRQRNRRFWVHPILTQRSNLGIFRNLMSDLRRDESKFFNYFRMSMTTFDDLLKRVNVDLKKHDTNMRKSITPEEKLAICLRYLASGCSYMDLHYAYRVGVSTINSIIVEVTNVIWNNLHQEFMKLPDTKYEWEQIADAFYNKANFPHCIGAVDGKHIRMKKPSHSGSMYMNYKNFFSIVLLAVVDSNYRFTYISVGSYGKECDSSIFKESTFWKRLNDGSLDLPEARPLFTGLESRVPFVIVGDEAFGLHYNLLRPYGGTHLDKNKRIFNYRLTRARRYVECAFGILANKWRIFHRPLDVSTSTAISIVKTCAVLHNYIMHNESSYANIDSNDSTISLENVRNEPNTRGGRCANTIRTEFTNYFVSEVGAVPWQDEAIQG